Genomic window (Streptomyces sp. TG1A-60):
GAGGAGGCCCGGGACCGTCTCCTGAAGCTGTGGGCGGAGATCGGAGAGGACGGCGCCCCGTTCCACCGCTGCACGCTGGCCCACTACATGGCCGACACCCAGGACGACCCGGACGCCGAACTGGCCTGGGACCTCAGGGCGTTGTCGGCCGCCGGTGAGCTGACCGACGGCCGGGCGGCGGGGCACCGCGACGAACTCGCGGTGCGTGCCTTCTACCCCTCGCTGCACCTGAACCTCGCCGCCGACTACGCCAGACTCGCCCGCCACGACGCCGCCCGCAGCCACCTGCGCCTGGCACGCGCCGCGCTCGGCACACTGGGGGACGGCAGCCACGGCGACGGCGTCCGGACCGCCCTGGCGCGACTGGAGGCCCGGCTCGACGGGGCGGACCCGGCCGGGGGAGACACGCCGGGGCCGCCGGGACAGCGGTCCTAGTGCCGCCACCGGCAATGTTCGTCCCGTCGCGACGCCCGGCACGCCCTCTCGCCGCACCGGCCGAAAGCCCGAGTACGCCCAGTACGAGGACGCCCGGCCGGCACACCGAGAGCACGCACCGGACGCCGCTCCTTCACGGGGGAACATCGCCTGCCGCGGCACTGGCGCCGGGCCAGGCCCCGTGCCAAGGCGCGGGGCGTCTCAACGGCCGTACACGTCCTTGCAGACGGCCGCCTGCGGGGTGTCCTTGCCCCAGCCGCCGTACTTGTGGCCGAGCGCGCACACATCGGAGTTCTTCGGCGGTTCCGTCGGGACGGTCCTGGGGAGGGGTGGGACCTCGACGTGGGGCCGGGACCTGGGCGGCGGAGCCGGCCGCTCGGGCGGAGCCGGCCGCACGTCCGGGGGCGGGGGCGCGCTGGGCGTGGGTGTGGCGGCGGGAGCCGACGCGGCGGCCCCGGGCGTCATGGACGCGCTCGGCGTGGGGTCCCGGGGCGGGCCGATCAGTTCCAGTGCCTCCCGCGCCGGAGCCTGCACGATCTGTGTCTCGGTGGTGCCGTCCGGGCGGGGCTCGGACGGCGGGGACGGGGTGGGCGACGCCCCCGGCGGGGGCGGGTGTTGCGTGGTCACACAGCCGGCGAGGGCCGAGACGGCCACGGTGACCAGGAGCGTTGCGGTGGTGGTCGGTCGATGCACACGCGCAACTCTGCTGTGTCCGGGCCGCTTTGGGGAGGGGGTGGGCGGAGGATGCCCCCACACGGGTGACGTCGGGGCCCGACTGCGAACGCCGTGCGCCCCACGCGAGGGCCCCGGTGATCGCCTCCGTACGCCGGGATCCGCCTGCGCTCAGTACCCGGTGGCGCCGTCGATCCGCTCCCGGATCAGGTCGGCATGCCCGTTGTGCCGCGCGTACTCCTCGATCATGTGCGTGTAGATCCACCGCAGGCTCGGCGCCTCGCCCGCAAGCCTGTGCACGGCCTTGCCGACGTCGTCCAGGGCGAAGCCGTCCGCGTTGCGCCGGGCGATCACGATCTCCGCCTGCCAGGCGCCGTACGCCTTCTCCCAGGTGTCCCGCTCCGTCAGATGGAACTCCCCGTCCGGGTCCGCCTCGCTGAAGTGGATCGGCCCCTGGTCGTCGTCCACCAGCACCTTGCGGAACCAGATGCGCTCGACCTCCGCCATATGCCGGACGAGGCCCAGCAGGGACAGTACCGAGGCGGTTCTCAGCCGGGCGTCGTCCAGACCCTCGCACTTGATCGCGAGGGTCTCGCGGTGATGGTCGAGCCAGCCTTCGAGCATCGTCCGCTCGTCGGCGGTGACGGACGGTTGGGTGCGCTGGATCGTCATGCCGGCCGTCCTCGCAGCCCCCGTATGCTGCCGACGAGGCATTCTGACGGCACACCGCGGACGGGAGACCCCTGTGAAGGTCGGCTGCATCGGACTCGGCGACATCGCGCGGAAGGCGTATCTGCCGGTGCTCGGCACCCTGCCGGGGCTCGAACTCCATCTGCAGACGCGGACGCCGGCCACCCTCGCCACGGTCGCCGACGGTCTCCGTCTCCCACCGGGACAGCGGCACGCGGACCTCGACGCGCTGCTCGCCCAGGACCTCGACGCGGCCTTCGTGCACGCCTCCACCGCGGCCCACCCCGAGATCGTCGCGCGACTGCTGGAGGCGGGCGTACCGACGTACGTCGACAAGCCGCTCGCGTACGAACTCGCCGACTCCGAACGGCTCGTACGGCTCGCGGAGGAGCGGAACGCCGGTCTCGCCGTGGGCTTCAACCGGCGGTACGCGCCCGGGTACGCGCAGTGCGCCGACCATCCGCGCGAGCTGATCCTCATGCAGAAGAACCGCATCGGCCTGCCCGAGGTGCCGCGCACCATGATCCTGGACGACTTCGTCCATGTCGTCGACACCCTGCGGTTCCTGGTGCCGGGAGACGTGGAGGACGTGACCGTGCGGGGCCGGACCGAGAGGGGGCTGCTGCACCACGTCGTCCTGCAGCTCTCCGGGGCGGGCTTCACCGCGCTCGGTGTGATGAACCGGCTCAGCGGTTCGGCGGAGGAGATCCTGGAGGTCTCCGGACAGGACACCAAGCGCCAGGTCGTGAACCTCGCGGAGATCATCGACCACAAGGGGCAGCCGTCCATGAGGCGGCGCGGCGACTGGGTTCCGGTGGCCCGGCAGCGCGGCGTCGAGCAGGCGGTCCTCGCCTTCCTCGACGCCGTGCGCGCGGGCAAGGTGCTCAGCGCGCGGGACGCGCTGGCGACCCATGAGCTGTGCGAGCGGGTGGTGCGGGCGCTGGAGGATCCGCCCGCCTGAGCCGCACCGCCCGTACGCCGTCAAAGGCGCCCCACGCGAGAAGCACCAGCAGCGCCGTGTGCACCGGCCAGTCTCCGAAGCGGACGTACGGCGTCGTGCCGCTCGCCAGCGGCACTTCGTACACCGCCGTCGTGCTCTCGTCCGTGCCCAGCCAGGAGCCGACGCGCTCGCCGTCCGGGCCGTGGACGGCCGAGACGCCGGTGAGCGTCGCGTGCGCCATCGGGCGGCCCGTCTCGGCGGCCCGCAGCGCGGCCAGGGATGCGTGCTGCTCCGGTGCCCAGCTCTGCTGGAACGTCGAGGTCGCCGACTGTGCGAGCAGCAACTCGGCGCCCTCCTGGGCGAGATGACGGCTCATGTCCGGGAACGCGGACTCGAAGCAGACCATCGGGCCGATCCGCAGCCCGTTCCCGGAGTCGAACACGACCTGCTCAGTACCGCGCCTGCGGTCCTCGCCGGCCGCCTCACCGACCGAGGTGGCCCAGCCGAGGAGTGAGCGCGCGGGGATGTACTCGCCGAAGGGGACCAGACGCATCTTGTCGTAGCGGTCGCCGGTCGGGCCGTCGGGGCCGACGAGCACCGAACTCTTGTAGATGCCGGGGCGGTCGGAGCGGCGGGCGTCGACGTTCACGAGGATGTTCGTGTCCGTCTGCCGGGCCAGCGCGGCGATCCGGTCGGCGAGGTCGGACCGGTCGGCCAGGTCGAAGCCGACGCTGCTCTCGCCCCACACGATCAGGTCCAGGTTGTGCCCCGCGAGCCGTCGGGTGAGCGCCTCCTCGCGGGCGAACCGGTTGTCGGGGCCGTCGGTGACACCGGGCTGTACGACGGCGATCCGCACCTCGTCGCGGATGCCAGGGCGTGGCGACCACAGCCACACGGCCGAGGTCGCGAGGGCCGCCGCGACGAGACCGGAGAGCGCGGGCGCCCGGGACCGCCGTACCGACACCAGCACGGTGACCGCGGCGTTGACGGCCACCACCAGGAAGCTGATCAGCCAGACCCCGCCGACCGAGGCCAGCCGCAGCGCGGGCTCCACCTGCCACTGGCTCGACCCCAGCAGGCCCCACGGCCCGCCGAGCCCCTGCCAGGAGCGGACGAGTTCGATCGCCAGCCAGCCCGAGGGCACGACCAGCAGCGCGGCGGCGACCCGCCCGGGCGAGGGCGCACCGGCCAGGAACCGGCGCACCAGCCACGCCCAGGGCGCCCACAGCGCGCCCAGCAGGCCGGCCAGCACGAAGGTGAAGACATGCAGGTTCGGCAGCAGCCAGTGGTGCATGGCCAGCATGAAGCCGAAGCCGCCGAGCCAGCCGTCGCACACCGCCCGTCGGCCCGTCGGGGCCGTGCGGACCAGCAGCATCCACGGCACCAGCGCCACATACGCGAGCCACCACAGGCCGGGCGCCGGGAACGCCAGCACGGGCAGCGCACCGGCCATGGCGGCAGCCACCCGCCGCCGCCATGGGGAAGCGAGCCAGTCGGCCGTCCTCATACGGCGCCTCCCTCCCCGCTGGTGCGTCTCTCCAGTGTGCGCGCCGGAGACGATCTCCGACAGGGGGCGTGGGAGCGGCGGGGGTGGTGCGCTGGTCCGGACAGCGGTGCCGCGGTCCGGTCGGCGGCGGCCGGAGCGGAGAGCGGTCAGGCCGGGGAAGGGTGGTGGTCGGGCGTGAGGCCTTCCGGGGCGCGGCGCCATTTTTCCCGGACGACCACCTCGTGGACGCGCCAGCCGTCGGGTGTGCGGACCAGCGCGAAGGCGTAGCGACCGCCGCAGACGAAGTCGGGGGCCGTGGAGGCGCCGTCGTGTCCGGCGAAGCGCATCGGGTTGACGTAGTCCGCCTGGACCCGGGCGGTGTCGCCGGTGTCCTGCTCCAGGGACCCGAACCGCACGCGCCGGTTGACGATCAGATGCTGGCGCATCGGGAAGCGTTCCATACTCCGCGCCAGCCACTCGGCGACCTGGACGGCGTCGCCTTCGATGCCGCCGGCCGAGCGGTAGTCCGCGCGGCCGTCCGGCGCGAACAGTTCTCGGTACGCCGTCCAGTCGCCGTCGTCCACTGCCACCGCGTACTCGGTGATCAGGCCGTCGACGG
Coding sequences:
- a CDS encoding DinB family protein; translated protein: MTIQRTQPSVTADERTMLEGWLDHHRETLAIKCEGLDDARLRTASVLSLLGLVRHMAEVERIWFRKVLVDDDQGPIHFSEADPDGEFHLTERDTWEKAYGAWQAEIVIARRNADGFALDDVGKAVHRLAGEAPSLRWIYTHMIEEYARHNGHADLIRERIDGATGY
- a CDS encoding Gfo/Idh/MocA family oxidoreductase — translated: MKVGCIGLGDIARKAYLPVLGTLPGLELHLQTRTPATLATVADGLRLPPGQRHADLDALLAQDLDAAFVHASTAAHPEIVARLLEAGVPTYVDKPLAYELADSERLVRLAEERNAGLAVGFNRRYAPGYAQCADHPRELILMQKNRIGLPEVPRTMILDDFVHVVDTLRFLVPGDVEDVTVRGRTERGLLHHVVLQLSGAGFTALGVMNRLSGSAEEILEVSGQDTKRQVVNLAEIIDHKGQPSMRRRGDWVPVARQRGVEQAVLAFLDAVRAGKVLSARDALATHELCERVVRALEDPPA
- the lnt gene encoding apolipoprotein N-acyltransferase, with amino-acid sequence MRTADWLASPWRRRVAAAMAGALPVLAFPAPGLWWLAYVALVPWMLLVRTAPTGRRAVCDGWLGGFGFMLAMHHWLLPNLHVFTFVLAGLLGALWAPWAWLVRRFLAGAPSPGRVAAALLVVPSGWLAIELVRSWQGLGGPWGLLGSSQWQVEPALRLASVGGVWLISFLVVAVNAAVTVLVSVRRSRAPALSGLVAAALATSAVWLWSPRPGIRDEVRIAVVQPGVTDGPDNRFAREEALTRRLAGHNLDLIVWGESSVGFDLADRSDLADRIAALARQTDTNILVNVDARRSDRPGIYKSSVLVGPDGPTGDRYDKMRLVPFGEYIPARSLLGWATSVGEAAGEDRRRGTEQVVFDSGNGLRIGPMVCFESAFPDMSRHLAQEGAELLLAQSATSTFQQSWAPEQHASLAALRAAETGRPMAHATLTGVSAVHGPDGERVGSWLGTDESTTAVYEVPLASGTTPYVRFGDWPVHTALLVLLAWGAFDGVRAVRLRRADPPAPAPPARTAHGSPARPAR
- a CDS encoding nuclear transport factor 2 family protein — translated: MTQRVELATVMDRLAVDGLITEYAVAVDDGDWTAYRELFAPDGRADYRSAGGIEGDAVQVAEWLARSMERFPMRQHLIVNRRVRFGSLEQDTGDTARVQADYVNPMRFAGHDGASTAPDFVCGGRYAFALVRTPDGWRVHEVVVREKWRRAPEGLTPDHHPSPA